A region from the Natronoarchaeum mannanilyticum genome encodes:
- the argF gene encoding ornithine carbamoyltransferase, which translates to MSDYRDSRRAPGKYGDSEARHFLDVDDLTAEELEAVLGVAAEYKSEFESGVPHDDFDRKTLGMLFQKPSTRTRVSFETGMTQLGGHAIFLGEDDIQLGRGEPLKDTSRALSRYVDVLMGRVFKHANAVELARYADVPVVNGLTDDAHPCQTLADLLTIREHEDGFEDVSAAWIGDGNNVAQSFALGCALTDVDLTVATPEGYGIDDEVVERARELGGDPTLTDDPVEAATDADVIYTDVWISMGQEDERDVRMDAFDGFQVCEELLEHADDASVMHCLPAHRGEEITDDVIESDSAVVWDQAENRLHAQKGLLVWLLDQV; encoded by the coding sequence ATGAGCGACTACCGCGACAGCCGCCGCGCGCCGGGCAAGTACGGCGACTCGGAGGCCCGGCACTTCCTCGACGTCGACGACCTGACCGCCGAGGAGTTAGAAGCCGTGCTCGGCGTCGCCGCCGAGTACAAATCGGAGTTCGAGTCCGGCGTCCCCCACGACGATTTCGACCGCAAGACCCTGGGAATGCTGTTCCAGAAGCCCTCGACCCGCACCCGCGTCTCCTTCGAGACGGGGATGACCCAGCTGGGCGGCCACGCCATCTTCCTCGGCGAGGACGACATCCAGCTCGGCCGCGGGGAGCCCCTGAAAGACACCTCGCGAGCGCTCTCGCGGTACGTCGACGTGCTGATGGGTCGCGTGTTCAAGCACGCCAACGCCGTCGAGCTGGCCCGCTACGCCGACGTGCCGGTCGTCAACGGGCTGACCGACGACGCCCACCCCTGCCAGACGCTCGCTGACCTGCTGACGATCCGCGAGCACGAGGACGGGTTCGAGGACGTCTCGGCGGCGTGGATCGGCGACGGCAACAACGTCGCCCAGTCCTTTGCGCTCGGCTGCGCGCTGACCGACGTCGATCTCACCGTCGCGACGCCGGAGGGGTACGGCATCGACGACGAGGTCGTCGAGCGCGCCCGCGAGCTGGGCGGCGACCCGACGCTCACGGACGACCCCGTCGAGGCCGCGACCGACGCCGACGTGATCTACACCGACGTCTGGATCAGCATGGGTCAGGAGGACGAGCGCGACGTGCGGATGGACGCCTTCGACGGGTTCCAGGTCTGCGAGGAGCTCTTAGAGCACGCCGACGACGCCTCGGTGATGCACTGCCTGCCCGCCCACCGCGGCGAGGAGATCACCGACGACGTCATCGAGTCCGACAGCGCGGTCGTCTGGGACCAGGCCGAGAACCGCCTGCACGCCCAGAAAGGGTTGCTGGTCTGGTTGCTGGATCAGGTGTAG
- a CDS encoding [LysW]-lysine hydrolase: protein MSAALAGVSDEEARDLLVDLVEIPSPTGEEEKVAERLVDFFEAHDREAWIDDIGNVRAPADDAVLLTSHIDTVPGDIPVRIDDSEYDEGVRAGEALWGRGSVDATGPLAAMAVAAVRTGVSFIGVTGEEVDSRGARHVVEDRESGPDAVVNGEPSGWDGITLGYRGLLAGTYVATSESGHSSRPENNAIQDAIAWWSKVEDEFDEDDWGPVFEQVTPKPIDVKGGLTDDGLSVEATMDVQLRVPPRLSVEEVREIADGYLEGVGSVHWKDKVEPAMESPRTNVARAFRVAIRQADGDPRLLRKTGTSDMNVFGQHWDCPMVTYGPGDSNLDHAPNEHLALAEYDKSVDVLVDVAERLRGDDE, encoded by the coding sequence GTGAGCGCCGCGCTCGCCGGAGTCTCCGACGAGGAGGCTCGCGATCTACTGGTCGATCTCGTGGAGATCCCCTCGCCGACCGGCGAGGAGGAGAAGGTCGCCGAGCGGCTGGTCGACTTTTTCGAGGCCCACGACCGCGAGGCGTGGATCGACGACATCGGCAACGTGCGCGCGCCGGCCGACGACGCCGTCCTGCTGACGTCGCACATCGACACCGTCCCGGGCGACATCCCCGTCCGGATCGACGACAGCGAGTACGACGAGGGCGTCCGCGCCGGCGAGGCGCTGTGGGGCCGCGGCAGCGTCGACGCCACCGGGCCGCTGGCCGCGATGGCCGTGGCCGCCGTCCGCACCGGCGTGAGCTTCATCGGCGTCACCGGCGAGGAGGTCGACTCCCGGGGCGCCCGCCACGTCGTCGAGGATCGCGAGTCGGGACCCGACGCCGTCGTCAACGGCGAGCCCAGCGGCTGGGACGGCATCACGCTGGGGTACCGCGGGCTGCTCGCGGGCACGTACGTCGCGACCAGCGAGTCCGGCCACAGCTCCCGGCCGGAGAACAACGCGATCCAGGACGCCATCGCCTGGTGGTCGAAGGTCGAAGACGAGTTCGACGAGGACGACTGGGGCCCGGTCTTCGAGCAGGTGACGCCCAAGCCCATCGACGTGAAGGGCGGCCTGACAGACGACGGCCTCTCCGTCGAGGCGACGATGGACGTCCAGCTGCGCGTGCCGCCCCGACTCTCGGTCGAGGAGGTCCGCGAGATCGCCGACGGCTACCTCGAGGGCGTCGGCAGCGTCCACTGGAAGGACAAGGTCGAGCCCGCGATGGAGAGCCCCCGGACGAACGTCGCCCGGGCGTTCCGCGTCGCGATCCGGCAGGCCGACGGCGACCCGCGCCTGCTGCGCAAGACCGGCACCAGCGACATGAACGTGTTCGGTCAGCACTGGGACTGTCCGATGGTCACCTACGGCCCCGGCGACTCGAACCTTGACCACGCACCCAACGAGCACCTCGCGCTCGCCGAGTACGACAAGTCAGTCGACGTGCTCGTCGACGTCGCCGAGCGCCTGCGAGGTGACGACGAATGA
- a CDS encoding aspartate aminotransferase family protein — translation MSGFVFNEKPIQIESGDGPYLYDDGGNEFLDMGASYACVPLGHGHDAVDAAVRDQLDDLTYVQASYPVESRTAVYELLAETAPDPIDKTWLCNSGTEANEAALKFARSATGDSKIVATMQGFHGRTMGALATTWKDKYKKPYEPLIGDVEFVPYNDPDALADAVDADTAAVIVEPIQGEGGINPAEKGFLEAAREETEANGAALIFDEVQTGLGRTGTLWAAEQSGVVPDILTSAKGLGNGFPIGATLCRDWIAENYGSHASTFSGGPVISAAAKATVSTIVDEDVPEHAAEVGSYLREEIEAELGDSVRDVRGEGLMVGIEVKRGSNRLLKQLALNHGILALPAGRSVLRLLPPLTIEREHADRVVDALAEELGDGS, via the coding sequence ATGAGCGGATTCGTATTCAACGAGAAGCCGATCCAGATTGAATCGGGCGACGGACCGTACCTGTACGACGACGGCGGCAACGAGTTCCTCGACATGGGCGCCAGTTACGCCTGCGTCCCGCTGGGCCACGGCCACGACGCCGTCGACGCCGCGGTGCGCGACCAACTGGACGACCTGACGTACGTGCAGGCGTCGTATCCCGTCGAGTCGCGAACCGCGGTCTACGAGCTGCTGGCCGAGACCGCGCCCGATCCGATCGACAAGACGTGGCTCTGTAACTCCGGCACCGAGGCCAACGAGGCCGCGCTGAAGTTCGCCCGGTCGGCGACGGGCGACTCGAAGATCGTCGCGACGATGCAGGGGTTCCACGGGCGCACGATGGGCGCGCTGGCGACCACCTGGAAGGACAAGTACAAGAAGCCCTACGAGCCGCTGATCGGCGACGTGGAGTTCGTCCCCTACAACGATCCCGACGCGCTGGCCGACGCCGTCGACGCCGACACCGCCGCGGTGATCGTCGAGCCGATCCAGGGCGAGGGCGGGATCAACCCCGCCGAAAAAGGGTTCCTCGAAGCCGCTCGCGAGGAGACCGAGGCCAACGGCGCGGCGCTGATCTTCGACGAGGTCCAGACCGGCCTCGGCCGCACGGGGACGCTGTGGGCCGCCGAGCAGAGCGGCGTCGTCCCGGACATCCTCACCAGCGCGAAGGGGCTGGGCAACGGGTTCCCGATCGGCGCGACGCTGTGTCGCGACTGGATCGCCGAGAACTACGGGTCGCACGCCTCGACGTTCTCGGGCGGGCCCGTCATCAGCGCCGCCGCCAAGGCGACCGTCTCGACGATCGTCGACGAGGACGTCCCCGAGCACGCCGCCGAGGTCGGCTCGTACCTGCGCGAGGAGATCGAGGCCGAACTCGGCGACTCGGTGCGGGACGTCCGCGGCGAGGGGCTGATGGTCGGCATCGAGGTCAAGCGGGGCTCGAACCGCCTGCTCAAGCAGCTCGCGTTGAACCACGGCATCCTCGCGCTGCCGGCGGGCCGGTCGGTGCTCCGACTGCTGCCGCCGCTGACGATCGAGCGCGAGCACGCCGATCGGGTCGTCGACGCCCTCGCCGAGGAACTGGGTGATGGATCGTGA
- a CDS encoding acetylglutamate/acetylaminoadipate kinase: MTTVLKIGGARAVDPAGALADVAALVSQGEDVVVVHGGSTAVDDTLEELGEEPTYVETPDGVVGRFTDERTMDVFEMVLPGKLNTDLTEALQNQGVNAVGLSGVDGQVLSGRRKSAVRVVEDGKKKIKRGDHSGKITDVNADLLETLLDGEYTPVVTVPMLGEEKSGGYTAVNADADRAAAAVAGALDATLVVLTDVPGVLEDPEDESTLIETADDPVGLELIEDAAEGFMTKKIMAAKEALSGGAEEVVVADANADEPVLSAVDGGGTHIAASALPDEEKEEAEA; the protein is encoded by the coding sequence ATGACGACAGTACTCAAGATCGGCGGCGCGCGCGCGGTCGACCCCGCGGGAGCGCTGGCCGACGTCGCGGCACTCGTATCGCAGGGCGAAGACGTGGTGGTAGTCCACGGCGGGTCGACCGCCGTCGACGACACGCTCGAGGAACTCGGCGAGGAGCCGACGTACGTCGAGACGCCGGACGGCGTCGTCGGGCGGTTCACCGACGAGCGCACGATGGACGTGTTCGAGATGGTTCTCCCCGGCAAGCTCAACACCGACCTCACCGAGGCCCTGCAGAACCAGGGCGTCAACGCGGTCGGCCTCTCGGGCGTCGACGGGCAGGTGCTCTCGGGGCGCCGGAAGTCGGCCGTGCGCGTCGTCGAGGACGGCAAGAAGAAGATCAAGCGCGGCGACCACTCGGGGAAGATCACCGACGTCAACGCCGACCTGCTGGAGACGCTGCTGGACGGCGAGTACACGCCCGTCGTCACGGTGCCGATGCTCGGCGAGGAGAAGTCGGGCGGCTATACTGCCGTGAACGCCGACGCCGACCGCGCCGCGGCGGCCGTCGCAGGGGCGCTCGACGCCACGCTCGTCGTGCTGACCGACGTGCCCGGCGTGCTCGAAGACCCCGAGGACGAGTCGACGCTGATCGAGACGGCCGACGACCCCGTGGGCCTCGAACTGATCGAGGACGCCGCTGAAGGGTTCATGACCAAGAAGATCATGGCCGCCAAGGAAGCGCTCTCGGGCGGCGCGGAGGAAGTCGTCGTCGCGGACGCCAACGCCGACGAGCCGGTGCTGTCGGCCGTCGACGGCGGCGGCACGCACATCGCGGCGAGCGCTCTCCCCGATGAAGAAAAGGAGGAAGCAGAAGCATGA
- the argC gene encoding N-acetyl-gamma-glutamyl-phosphate reductase has product MSAGGEDGDAELAAGVVGGSGFTGGELLRLLAAHPDFEIAQATSRSYTGKSVGSVHPNLRGTHSDLRFSDPEDLESVDVLFTATPHGVSMEQIDRFQEAADTVVDLSADFRLDAEEQYEEWYDGHDRPELLEKSEYALPEINRENLRGAELIASGGCNATATILGLHPLIEDGVLAGDEQIVVDVKVGSSEGGAGGGDASSHPERSGVVRPYAPTGHRHEAEIEQFLGLDVSFTCHAVDMIRGASATAHVFPNGPVSKGDLWGAYRDAYEDEPFMRMAAGGSGVYRYPEPKAVAGTNYGEVGFELDPSNKRVVVFSAIDNMMKGSAGQAVHAANVALGLEETAGLEFQGLHPVGAP; this is encoded by the coding sequence ATGAGCGCGGGAGGCGAGGACGGCGACGCCGAACTCGCCGCTGGCGTCGTCGGCGGCAGCGGCTTCACCGGCGGCGAGCTGCTGCGCCTGCTGGCGGCCCACCCCGACTTCGAGATCGCGCAGGCGACCAGCCGGTCGTACACCGGCAAGTCCGTCGGCTCGGTCCACCCGAACCTGCGGGGTACCCACTCGGACCTGCGCTTCTCGGACCCCGAGGACCTGGAGAGCGTCGACGTCCTGTTCACGGCGACGCCCCACGGCGTCTCGATGGAGCAGATCGACCGGTTTCAGGAGGCCGCGGACACGGTCGTCGATCTCTCGGCGGACTTCCGGCTCGACGCCGAGGAGCAGTACGAAGAGTGGTACGACGGGCACGACCGGCCCGAACTGCTGGAGAAATCGGAGTACGCGCTCCCCGAGATCAACCGCGAGAACCTGCGGGGCGCGGAGCTGATCGCCTCCGGCGGCTGTAACGCCACCGCGACGATCCTCGGACTCCACCCGCTCATCGAGGACGGCGTCCTCGCGGGCGACGAGCAGATCGTCGTCGACGTGAAGGTCGGCTCCTCGGAGGGCGGCGCCGGCGGCGGCGACGCCTCCAGCCACCCCGAGCGCTCGGGCGTCGTCCGTCCCTACGCGCCGACGGGCCACCGCCACGAGGCCGAGATCGAGCAGTTCCTCGGTCTCGACGTCTCGTTTACCTGCCACGCGGTGGACATGATCCGCGGCGCCTCGGCGACGGCCCACGTGTTCCCGAACGGTCCCGTCTCGAAGGGCGACCTCTGGGGCGCCTACCGGGACGCCTACGAGGACGAGCCGTTCATGCGCATGGCCGCGGGCGGGAGCGGCGTCTACCGCTACCCCGAGCCCAAGGCCGTCGCGGGCACGAACTACGGCGAGGTCGGCTTCGAGCTCGATCCCTCGAACAAGCGGGTGGTCGTGTTCTCGGCCATCGACAACATGATGAAGGGATCGGCCGGTCAGGCCGTCCACGCCGCCAACGTCGCGCTCGGCCTGGAGGAGACCGCTGGCCTGGAGTTTCAGGGGCTCCATCCGGTCGGCGCGCCGTAG
- the lysX gene encoding lysine biosynthesis protein LysX, translated as MNVGLLYSRIRKDEKLLLSELRDRGHEVTKIDVRDQQFSISEAPESFADLDVVLDRCLATSRSLYATRFCEAYDVPVVNAPETAEICADKVKNSLALEEAGVPTPDTEVSFTKESAMESIEKFGYPCVLKPVVGSWGRLMAKIDSRSAAEAVLEHKATLGHYEHKVFYVQEFVEKPGRDIRVLATDGEPVAAMVRSSDHWLTNAAQGAETEAFELDEEAERLVEEASAAVGDGLLGVDLMEVGVDEEGEPTGYTVHEVNHTVEFKALADATDVDVAAEVVDWLEAKAAEESETEVTA; from the coding sequence GTGAACGTCGGACTGCTGTACTCCCGGATCCGCAAGGACGAGAAACTGCTGCTCTCGGAGCTGCGCGACCGCGGCCACGAGGTCACGAAGATCGACGTCCGCGACCAGCAGTTCTCGATCAGCGAGGCGCCCGAGTCGTTCGCGGACCTGGACGTGGTGCTGGACCGCTGTCTGGCGACCAGTCGCAGCCTCTACGCCACGCGGTTCTGCGAGGCCTACGACGTTCCGGTCGTCAACGCGCCCGAGACCGCGGAGATCTGCGCCGACAAGGTGAAAAACAGCCTCGCGCTCGAGGAGGCGGGCGTCCCGACGCCCGACACCGAGGTCTCCTTTACTAAGGAGTCGGCGATGGAGTCGATCGAGAAGTTCGGCTACCCCTGCGTCCTCAAGCCCGTGGTCGGGTCGTGGGGCCGCCTGATGGCCAAGATCGACTCCCGCAGCGCCGCCGAAGCGGTGCTGGAACACAAGGCGACGCTGGGGCACTACGAGCACAAGGTGTTCTACGTCCAGGAGTTCGTCGAGAAGCCCGGACGGGACATCCGCGTGCTCGCGACCGACGGCGAGCCGGTCGCCGCGATGGTCCGCTCGTCGGACCACTGGCTCACCAACGCCGCGCAGGGCGCCGAGACGGAAGCCTTCGAGCTCGACGAGGAGGCCGAACGCCTCGTCGAGGAGGCCAGCGCCGCGGTCGGCGACGGCCTGCTCGGCGTCGACCTGATGGAGGTCGGCGTCGATGAAGAGGGAGAACCGACAGGCTACACGGTCCACGAGGTCAACCACACCGTCGAGTTCAAAGCGCTCGCCGACGCCACCGACGTCGACGTCGCCGCGGAGGTCGTCGACTGGCTCGAAGCGAAAGCCGCCGAGGAGAGCGAAACCGAGGTGACCGCGTAG
- the lysW gene encoding lysine biosynthesis protein LysW, with translation MAECVECGAEVSLHDNLEVGEIVDCTTCGAELEVTDTNPPVLEKAPELEEDWGE, from the coding sequence ATGGCGGAATGCGTCGAATGCGGGGCCGAGGTGTCCCTGCACGACAACCTGGAAGTCGGAGAGATCGTCGACTGCACGACCTGCGGCGCCGAGCTGGAGGTCACCGACACCAACCCACCAGTCCTCGAGAAGGCCCCCGAGCTGGAAGAGGACTGGGGGGAGTAA